Proteins encoded by one window of bacterium:
- a CDS encoding GTPase, whose amino-acid sequence MPANLTPQYLEAERRFRQATTPDEQLEALEAMMATIPKHKGTEHMRADIRRRMAKVRTEAARSRKSAAKGPTWHHVPREGAGQVALVGAPNAGKSRLLAALTNANPVVAPYPFATRTPLPGMVPFEDIKIQLVDLPPIAPETAEPWLFALIRQADGALLVADLADDDLLASMDGVMALTAEGRVEFVRRRGQQGTTPALLVATKSDAPDAGVRLELLREAYGARFDILPVSAELGEGLETLKPELFRLLGVIRVYTKAPGRRADKSVPYVFRRGITVEEAAAVVHKDFGERLKYARVWGSHDSAGGGGRTYEGQMVQHEHVLEDGDVLELHA is encoded by the coding sequence ATGCCCGCGAATCTGACACCGCAATATCTCGAAGCCGAGCGCCGATTCCGGCAGGCCACCACGCCGGACGAGCAGCTCGAAGCGCTGGAAGCCATGATGGCCACGATCCCCAAGCACAAGGGAACCGAGCACATGCGCGCGGACATCCGCCGGCGCATGGCGAAGGTGCGGACCGAAGCCGCCCGCAGCCGGAAATCCGCCGCCAAGGGGCCGACGTGGCACCACGTGCCGCGGGAGGGCGCCGGCCAGGTGGCGCTCGTCGGAGCGCCGAACGCGGGCAAGTCGCGCCTGCTCGCCGCGTTGACCAACGCGAACCCCGTCGTTGCGCCGTACCCGTTCGCGACCCGGACACCCTTGCCGGGGATGGTGCCGTTCGAGGATATCAAGATCCAGTTGGTCGACCTGCCGCCGATCGCGCCCGAGACCGCCGAGCCGTGGCTGTTCGCGCTCATCCGGCAGGCCGACGGCGCCCTGCTCGTGGCGGATCTCGCCGACGACGATCTGCTCGCCTCGATGGATGGTGTCATGGCGCTCACGGCGGAAGGCCGCGTCGAGTTCGTCCGTCGCCGGGGACAACAGGGCACGACGCCGGCCCTGCTCGTCGCGACGAAGAGCGACGCCCCGGACGCAGGCGTCCGCCTCGAACTGCTCCGCGAGGCCTACGGCGCGCGCTTCGACATCCTGCCTGTCTCGGCGGAACTCGGCGAGGGGCTGGAGACGCTGAAGCCGGAGTTGTTCCGGCTGCTCGGCGTGATCCGCGTCTACACCAAGGCGCCGGGCCGCCGCGCGGACAAGTCGGTGCCCTACGTGTTCCGGCGCGGCATCACGGTTGAGGAAGCCGCCGCGGTGGTCCACAAAGACTTCGGCGAGCGGCTCAAGTACGCGCGGGTCTGGGGAAGCCACGACTCCGCGGGGGGTGGCGGCCGCACGT
- a CDS encoding amino acid ABC transporter substrate-binding protein: MVRAKSRVGIAIAAMVAMGALGVTAGALHGAEILKLGAPLAATGADAREGALAKQGYDLWAETVNARGGIKAGGQTYKVQIVYYDDQSKPQTSAELTDRLITQDHVALLLGPYGSPATFADAGIADKYKVPMVDSNGAAVKIFEQGYKYVFGVTSPAADYAAAMLKAATSLSPRPTTVAIVSADDLFSLEVANGAKDWADHNGLRVVYFQKYPVGANDLSAALTAVKAAGADVLIGSGHLQESLLTMRQAQSLEVNAKFFGFTVGPTTPDFVKALGPAAEYVFASSQWTPDVKYTGPLFGSTRQYAQVFMKRYGFEPDYHAANGSAGGLALQLAIQNAGGIDRQKVRDALAALDVTTFYGRIKFNEKGLNVYKPMVTVQIQHGKVVTVWPGNVAAAKTMYPTPVWTARK, encoded by the coding sequence ATGGTGCGTGCCAAGAGCCGCGTAGGGATCGCGATCGCCGCGATGGTCGCCATGGGCGCGCTCGGCGTCACCGCGGGCGCGCTGCACGGTGCCGAGATCCTCAAACTCGGCGCGCCGCTCGCCGCAACCGGCGCGGACGCCCGGGAAGGCGCCCTGGCCAAACAGGGGTACGACCTCTGGGCGGAGACCGTGAACGCCCGCGGCGGGATCAAAGCCGGCGGACAGACATATAAAGTCCAGATCGTGTATTACGACGACCAGAGCAAGCCGCAGACCTCGGCCGAACTTACCGACCGGCTCATCACCCAGGACCACGTCGCGCTGCTGCTCGGGCCCTACGGCAGCCCGGCCACGTTTGCCGACGCCGGCATCGCCGACAAGTACAAGGTGCCCATGGTCGACTCGAACGGCGCCGCGGTGAAAATCTTCGAGCAGGGCTACAAGTACGTCTTCGGGGTCACCAGTCCGGCCGCCGATTACGCGGCGGCCATGCTCAAGGCCGCGACCTCGTTGTCGCCCAGGCCGACGACCGTGGCGATCGTCTCCGCCGACGATCTGTTCTCACTCGAGGTCGCGAACGGAGCGAAGGATTGGGCCGACCACAACGGGCTCCGCGTCGTCTACTTCCAGAAGTATCCGGTCGGCGCGAACGACCTGAGCGCGGCGCTCACCGCCGTCAAGGCCGCCGGCGCAGACGTTCTCATCGGGTCCGGACATTTGCAAGAATCCCTCCTCACGATGCGGCAGGCGCAGAGTCTGGAAGTGAACGCGAAGTTCTTCGGATTCACGGTGGGCCCGACGACGCCGGACTTCGTCAAGGCGCTCGGGCCGGCGGCCGAGTACGTCTTCGCCTCGTCCCAGTGGACGCCCGATGTCAAGTACACCGGGCCGCTCTTCGGAAGCACCCGCCAGTACGCCCAGGTGTTCATGAAGCGCTACGGCTTCGAGCCAGACTACCATGCCGCGAACGGGTCGGCGGGCGGCCTCGCCCTGCAACTGGCGATCCAAAACGCCGGCGGCATCGACCGGCAGAAGGTGAGGGACGCCCTCGCCGCGCTCGACGTCACGACGTTCTACGGCCGGATCAAGTTCAATGAGAAGGGCCTGAACGTCTACAAGCCGATGGTCACCGTCCAGATCCAGCACGGCAAAGTGGTGACGGTCTGGCCCGGAAACGTCGCGGCCGCCAAGACGATGTACCCGACGCCGGTGTGGACGGCGCGCAAGTAG
- a CDS encoding branched-chain amino acid ABC transporter permease — protein sequence MTGQVPRETGQEDAKRPEVPRETGQEDAERPEVPRETGRDLRGLAVPAAVLVVALALPGVLNTYYVRILTGIFLFGILASAWNLIGGYTGYPDFGGAAFLGIGAYTTGIVMVRAHLPFAAALPAGCVVAAAAATGMGALLLRLRGHYFAIATLGFMFVLRQLTANLEITGGGSGMNLPAASDFKIFYYWMLAALVLSVSAGFALPRTRAGYAIAAIRENQDAAQVLGIEPLPYKILAYAANAFLFAAAGGIYAYWLTFIEPLSVFNIDFTVQAVVMALFGGPGTVFGPVAGAIILKTLDVALTNVSLFLHNVFFGALVCVLVIFAPRGLAELFRASSGEGGPAGLRASIRDALQENRV from the coding sequence ATGACGGGGCAGGTCCCGCGCGAGACGGGGCAGGAGGACGCGAAGCGGCCGGAGGTCCCGCGCGAGACGGGGCAGGAGGACGCGGAGCGGCCGGAGGTCCCGCGCGAGACGGGGCGCGACTTGCGCGGCCTCGCCGTCCCGGCGGCCGTCCTGGTCGTGGCACTTGCGCTGCCCGGCGTCCTCAACACCTACTACGTCCGGATCCTCACCGGCATCTTCTTGTTCGGCATCCTCGCCTCAGCGTGGAACCTCATCGGCGGCTACACCGGCTACCCCGACTTCGGCGGCGCGGCGTTCCTCGGCATCGGCGCCTACACGACCGGCATCGTCATGGTGCGGGCCCACCTGCCGTTCGCGGCGGCGCTGCCCGCCGGTTGCGTGGTGGCCGCGGCCGCGGCGACTGGTATGGGCGCCCTGCTGCTCCGGCTGCGCGGCCACTACTTTGCCATCGCGACGCTCGGCTTCATGTTTGTCCTGCGGCAGCTCACCGCGAACCTCGAGATCACCGGCGGGGGATCGGGGATGAACCTGCCGGCGGCGAGCGACTTCAAGATCTTCTACTACTGGATGCTCGCCGCGCTCGTGCTGTCGGTCTCCGCCGGGTTCGCGCTGCCGCGCACGCGGGCCGGCTATGCGATCGCGGCGATCCGCGAGAATCAGGACGCCGCCCAGGTCCTCGGCATCGAACCTCTGCCCTACAAAATCCTGGCGTACGCGGCGAACGCGTTCCTGTTCGCCGCCGCCGGAGGCATCTACGCGTATTGGCTCACGTTCATCGAGCCGCTCAGCGTCTTCAACATCGACTTCACGGTCCAGGCGGTGGTCATGGCCCTCTTCGGCGGGCCCGGAACGGTCTTCGGGCCCGTCGCCGGCGCGATTATTCTCAAGACGCTCGACGTCGCCCTGACCAACGTCTCGCTGTTTCTCCACAACGTCTTCTTCGGCGCGCTTGTCTGCGTGCTGGTCATCTTCGCTCCGCGGGGGCTGGCCGAACTCTTCCGGGCCTCCTCGGGCGAGGGCGGGCCGGCGGGGCTGCGCGCGTCGATTCGCGACGCGCTGCAGGAGAACCGGGTCTAG
- a CDS encoding branched-chain amino acid ABC transporter permease: MSPAAQIALQNAVNGLLIGGTYATVGLGMSLVWGVLNVINIAHGAFVMLGAYTTYWLFTLYGIDPFAALPLAGAALFVLGYGLQRVVVNQVIRASFLITFLLTFGFELLITNIALAAWTADVRAITTAYSGRSLHLGPVIVPAIRLMTLGAALLVAVLLHLLMSRTRLGSAIRATASDQEAARLMGIPIGHVYAITFAIALATAGIAGGLAGMSFPIYPAMGANYTFIGFVVCVLGGLGSVAGALVGGLIFGLLTTYAAGWLGPNYDYIVAFSALILVLLVRPAGLLGRAARFRG, translated from the coding sequence GTGAGCCCGGCAGCCCAGATCGCGTTACAAAACGCGGTCAACGGCCTGCTGATCGGCGGCACCTACGCCACCGTCGGCCTCGGCATGTCCCTGGTGTGGGGCGTGCTCAACGTCATCAACATTGCGCACGGCGCGTTTGTGATGCTGGGCGCGTACACGACCTACTGGCTGTTTACGCTCTACGGCATCGACCCGTTTGCGGCACTGCCGCTTGCGGGTGCGGCCCTGTTCGTCCTCGGTTACGGGCTACAGCGCGTGGTGGTCAACCAGGTCATCCGCGCGTCGTTCTTGATCACGTTTCTGCTGACGTTCGGCTTTGAGCTGCTGATCACGAACATCGCCCTCGCGGCGTGGACGGCCGACGTGCGGGCCATCACGACGGCCTACTCCGGCCGGAGCCTGCACCTCGGGCCCGTGATCGTCCCGGCCATCCGCCTCATGACGCTCGGCGCGGCGCTGCTCGTCGCCGTGCTCCTGCACCTCCTCATGAGCCGGACGCGCCTCGGGAGCGCGATCCGGGCCACGGCGTCGGATCAGGAAGCGGCGCGCCTGATGGGGATTCCGATCGGCCACGTCTACGCGATCACGTTCGCGATCGCACTCGCGACGGCCGGGATCGCCGGGGGGCTGGCCGGCATGAGCTTTCCCATCTACCCGGCGATGGGCGCCAACTACACCTTCATCGGCTTCGTGGTCTGCGTGCTCGGCGGCCTCGGCAGCGTCGCCGGCGCCTTGGTGGGCGGGCTGATCTTCGGCCTGCTGACGACGTACGCCGCGGGCTGGCTCGGCCCCAACTACGACTACATCGTGGCGTTCAGCGCGTTGATCCTCGTCCTGCTCGTGCGTCCCGCCGGGCTGCTTGGACGCGCGGCGCGGTTTCGCGGATGA
- a CDS encoding ABC transporter ATP-binding protein, which yields MTPSSRGGAAPSSRRQSHEGGGGAAPAPLLHVERLDAGYGGVQVLWDVTLEVRRGEVVALVGSNGAGKSTLLRAVSGLLRPWRGNVRWDGRDIAGLPPEAIVRLGMAHVPQGRRLFADLTLQENLLVGAYARTDRGAIAADLRDVLDLFPVLGERLHLTAGQLSGGEQQMAALARALMARPQLLLIDEPSLGLAPIAVQGLMDAVDRLRGRGTSLLLVEQDVAVALEHADRGYVMETGHIALADTASALLRSPRVKEAYLGVAAGSAETLQ from the coding sequence ATGACCCCGTCTTCGCGGGGCGGTGCGGCCCCGTCTTCGCGGCGACAGTCCCACGAAGGGGGAGGCGGTGCGGCCCCGGCTCCACTCCTCCACGTCGAGCGCCTCGATGCCGGCTACGGCGGCGTCCAGGTCCTCTGGGACGTCACGCTCGAGGTGCGGCGGGGGGAAGTGGTCGCGCTCGTCGGCAGCAACGGCGCCGGCAAGTCGACGCTGCTGCGCGCCGTCTCCGGCCTGCTGCGGCCGTGGCGCGGCAACGTACGCTGGGACGGGCGAGACATCGCCGGACTACCGCCCGAGGCGATCGTCCGGCTGGGAATGGCGCACGTGCCCCAGGGCCGGCGCCTCTTCGCGGATCTGACACTGCAGGAGAACCTCCTCGTCGGCGCCTACGCCCGCACGGACCGCGGGGCGATCGCCGCGGACCTCCGCGACGTCCTCGACCTATTCCCGGTCCTGGGGGAGCGCCTTCATCTGACGGCCGGCCAGTTGAGCGGCGGCGAGCAGCAGATGGCCGCCCTGGCCCGCGCGCTCATGGCCCGGCCGCAGCTGCTGCTGATCGATGAGCCGTCGCTGGGGCTCGCCCCCATCGCGGTCCAGGGGCTCATGGACGCCGTCGACCGGCTGCGCGGGCGCGGCACGAGTCTTCTGCTCGTCGAGCAGGACGTCGCCGTCGCCCTGGAGCACGCCGACCGCGGGTATGTCATGGAGACGGGCCACATCGCGCTCGCCGACACCGCGAGCGCGCTCTTGCGGAGTCCGCGGGTGAAAGAAGCGTACCTCGGTGTGGCCGCCGGGAGCGCCGAGACGCTACAATAA
- a CDS encoding ABC transporter ATP-binding protein: MPLLTAMGVTKFFGRLAAVHRVDLAIEPGEIVGLIGPNGAGKSTLVNVITGMEAPTAGRVEFAGSDITGRRPAAIARLGIARTFQIAQPFRNMSVRQNVAVPLLFRAAPAAGVADALRRADEVLEAVGLAAKRDLPARVLTTPDLRRLELAKAIALRPRLMLLDEVMAGLTHAETDADMALLRRINAQGITLLVIEHVLRVVMGLCRRVVVLHHGSKIAEGSPQQVTSDPAVIDAYLGPRHALRGGPGSR; this comes from the coding sequence GTGCCGCTCCTCACGGCGATGGGGGTGACGAAGTTCTTCGGCCGCCTGGCGGCCGTCCACCGGGTCGACCTCGCGATCGAACCCGGCGAGATCGTCGGGCTCATCGGTCCGAACGGCGCCGGGAAGAGTACGCTCGTGAACGTCATTACGGGCATGGAGGCGCCGACCGCCGGCCGCGTCGAGTTCGCCGGGTCGGACATCACGGGCCGGCGCCCCGCGGCGATCGCGCGGCTCGGCATCGCCCGGACGTTCCAGATCGCGCAGCCGTTCCGCAACATGTCGGTCCGCCAGAACGTCGCGGTGCCGCTGCTGTTCCGCGCGGCGCCCGCCGCCGGCGTCGCCGACGCGCTCCGCCGGGCGGACGAGGTGCTGGAGGCCGTCGGGCTCGCCGCGAAGCGCGACCTTCCGGCGCGCGTGTTGACGACCCCCGACCTCCGCCGGCTCGAGCTCGCCAAGGCGATCGCGCTGCGTCCGCGCCTCATGCTCCTCGATGAGGTGATGGCCGGGCTCACGCACGCAGAGACCGACGCGGACATGGCGCTGCTCCGCCGCATCAACGCGCAGGGGATCACGCTGCTCGTGATCGAGCACGTGCTGCGCGTCGTGATGGGGCTGTGCCGGCGCGTCGTCGTGCTTCACCACGGCTCGAAGATCGCGGAGGGATCCCCGCAGCAGGTGACGTCCGATCCCGCCGTCATCGACGCGTATCTGGGACCGCGCCACGCGTTGCGCGGCGGGCCGGGGTCGCGATGA